The sequence ATACTTTTGCCCGATTAAAACTCTTTTAATTGCTGCACCCAAATCTGGTTCGTCTTCTACTAATAGTATTCTCATAAAACACCCATAAAAGTTGAGTTTAATAAATTTCACTCTAAAAATAGATTTACATAAAATTATGAAATCAAGATGAAAAATATAGTTACAGCCTCATGACACTATCTAATTGCGTAATTTATATATCTTTAAAAGATTACTCATGTATTTTAGTTTTTACCAATTCCTTTTTATTTTCTTTACTGCTTACACGAAAAAATATTGTCAACGAGTTACAAGTGCATTTCATATATAAATCAAAAACTTCATAGCATACAACTATGAAATCAAGATGAAATCAACTTAATCAATAGTTATAAATAATCTTATTTCCTTTGCAAGATGTAATAGTGCAATCTTGAGCAATATTGTAAGAACATCAGCGGTAATAGCTAATGGATGAAGTTTACAAACAAATCCGTTGTTAAAATCTAAAATTCCCGCATTGACTTGACTCTACAGTTAACTTGAGAGTTTATCTTTAATTTATAGTTGCTCGAATTTTCAACATGAATAGCACAACCTTAGAAAAAGTCAGAGTATATCGGATGTCTACCCCGGAACACGAATGTCCTTGGGGATTAAAAGCAGTTAATCTACTGAATGAAAAAGGAATCGATTTTGAAGATCATAAACTTACATCTCGTGAAGAAATAGATGAATTCAAAGCCAAGCATCATGTAGAAACTACACCACAGATTTTCTCTGGTGACGAAAGAATTGGTGGCTATACCGATTTAGCCGAAAAGCTAGACGTTGAAGCAGAAGGTGCGGATTATTCCTACACTCCTGTTATTGCTATATTTTCCAGCGCAGGGTTGATGGCTTTAGCAACCACTATGGGCTTAACTGGGTTTATGGGTTTCTCTCTGTCGTTATTAGCTACTTTAAAGCTGATGGATATCGAATCTTTTGCTGAAGGTTTTGAAAAGTACGACTTGATAAC comes from Rivularia sp. PCC 7116 and encodes:
- a CDS encoding MauE/DoxX family redox-associated membrane protein, whose translation is MNSTTLEKVRVYRMSTPEHECPWGLKAVNLLNEKGIDFEDHKLTSREEIDEFKAKHHVETTPQIFSGDERIGGYTDLAEKLDVEAEGADYSYTPVIAIFSSAGLMALATTMGLTGFMGFSLSLLATLKLMDIESFAEGFEKYDLITKRIKPYAKVYPFAELAIALGFLSGVAPLVTGITSLFIGVSGGISVFKAVYIDKLALNCACVGGNSKAPLGIISFAENAIMALMGGALIYSAATGEVESAKIKEIEPAAVVQVQDARR